A genomic stretch from Gopherus flavomarginatus isolate rGopFla2 chromosome 3, rGopFla2.mat.asm, whole genome shotgun sequence includes:
- the LOC127047329 gene encoding LOW QUALITY PROTEIN: craniofacial development protein 2-like (The sequence of the model RefSeq protein was modified relative to this genomic sequence to represent the inferred CDS: inserted 1 base in 1 codon) produces MADALEIQRINIMYAKLSYKDWNLAKNEEAARKGALNIAWFTLPWPAYRGWQGSHKSGRTKTKLRVTLITIGTRNVRTLLDNITADRQERRTALVPRELACYNIDIAALSETRLAHEGWLSESGGGYTFFWSGRNSDEHCESGVGFTIKNHLVWKLASPPKGVNDRLVKMQLPLQKGKQATLISAYAPTMTNPEDXEDKFYEELDALLSSVHCTDKLILLGDFNARVRCDAAAWEAVIGKNGVGKCNSNGLLLLKTCAAHDLLITNTVFHFPTRNRTSWMHPSSKHWHLIDYVIIRRRDRQDVRVTKAMCSADCWMDHRLIVSKMKLCIMPTTKGSQKDQYVKAEEKPHHRKSKKTQILQRWAEHFEAVLNCLSVINDEAIDKMPQVAVNGSMDASPEEDEVKKAINQLPSGKVPGSEAIPAEVYKRKGNRQVCGNRQVCDNHRGISLLSTVGKVLAQVLLNRLITHLEQGLLPESQCGFCKGRGTIDMIFTACQLQEKCQEQNCELYTTFVDLTKVFDSVSRQGLWRIVSKFSCPDRFIRMVCQFHHGMMAHVLDDGETSEAFPVTNSVKQGCVLAPTLFSMIFSATLTDVFQHCIEGVGLKYRTDGKLFNLRGLRVITKNKRRVESFMFLNIINRWAITPGIVDKPSIAIYSVLIPDYLTA; encoded by the exons ATGGCAGATGCACTAGAAATACAAAGAATTAATATAATGTATGCAAAATTAAGTTACAAAGATTGGAATCTGGCCAAG AATGAGGAGGCagctagaaaaggtgccctaaacatTGCCTGGTTCACCTTACCCTGGCCAGCATACCGCGGCTGGCAGGGATCCCACAAAAGTggtagaacaaaaacaaaacttagagTGACACTGATCACCATTGGCACACGGAATGTGCGCACGCTACTGGACAACATCACAGCAGACAGACAGGAGAGAAGAACAGCACTTGTCCCCAGAGAGCTCGCATGCTACAACATTGACATTGCAGCCCTTAGCGAAACTCGCCTTGCTCATGAAGGATGGCTGTCCGAGTCAGGCGGAGGCTATACATTCTTCTGGAGTGGCCGCAACAGTGATGAGCATTGTGAATCTGGAGTTGGCTTCACCATCAAGAATCATCTTGTTTGGAAACTCGCCAGTCCCCCCAAGGGTGTGAATGACCGACTCGTGAAAATGCAGCTTCcacttcaaaaaggaaaacaagctacttTGATCAGCGCATATGCTCCCACAATGACCAACCCAGAGG ATGAAGATAAATTCTACGAAGAACTAGatgctctgctatcatcagtgcactgcacagacaagctgatcTTGCTTGGCGATTTTAATGCAAGAGTCAGATGCGATGCCGCAGCCTGGGAAGCAGTCATCGGAaaaaatggagtgggaaagtgtaacagcaatggcctgttactgctgaaaacttgtgcagcacatgaccttctgatcaccaATACAGTCTTCCACTTCCCTACCCGTAACAGGACTTCGTGGATGCATCCCAGTTCCAAGCACTGGCATCTGATCGACTACgtcatcatcaggagaagggacagacaagatgtcagggttacaaaagctatgtgcaGCGCTGACTGTTGGATGGATCACAGGCTAATAGTATCCAAAATGAAGCTCTGTATCATGCCGACCACAAAAGGCTCTCAAAAGGATCAATATGTCAAAGCTGAAGAAAAGCCACATCACCGAAAGTCTA AGAAGACacagattctccagagatgggctgaacattttgaagcagttctaaACTGCCTCTCAGTCATCAATGATGAGGCCATTGACAAGATGCCTCAGGTTGCAGTCAATGGctccatggatgcttcaccagaagaggatgAAGTGAAGAAGGCCATCAACCAGCTGCCAAGTGGCAAAGTCCCAGGGTCAGAAGCCataccagcagaggtgtacaaa aggaagggcaatcgcCAGGTATGCGGCAATCGCCAGGTATGCGACAATCACCGTGGAATCTCACTGCTCTCTACAGTGGGGAAAGTTCTTGCACAGGTTCTGTTGAACCGATTGatcactcacctggagcagggcttactgccagaatcacagtgcggCTTTTGCAAGGGacgtgggactattgacatgatcttcaCTGCTTgtcagctacaggagaaatgtcaagaacagaattgtgaactctacacaacttttgtggacctcacAAAAGTGTTTGACTCTGTCAGtcgccagggcctgtggaggattGTGTCGAAATTCagctgtccagacagattcatacGAATGGTATGTCAATTTCATCACGGTATGATGGCTCATGTCCTGGATGAtggtgaaacatctgaggccttcccagtcaccaacAGTGTCAAGCAAGGGTgtgttttagcacccactttgttcagcatgatattctctgccactctgactgatgtCTTTCAACACTGCAttgaaggagtaggcctgaagtacagaactgatgggaaactattcaatctgagggGACTGCGTGtcatcaccaag AATAAAAGACGTGTTGAATCCTTcatgtttttaaatattataaaCAGATGGGCTATAACACCTGGTATTGTTGACAAACCATCTATAGCTATCTATAGTGTCTTAATTCCTGATTACCTGACTGCTTAA